The Celeribacter baekdonensis genomic interval AAAAACGCCAGTGTCGCCGCCACACTGATGCCAGGCACATAGGGCGCGGCGGGCATCGACCAGTCGGGCGACACCGGCGCATGCCAGCCGGTCCAAACGACCAAGGCCAGCCCCGCCACTTCAATCGCCGTAAAAACGGCGGCCAGAGCAAGGCTCTCCAACACGCCAACACAGGCAACAACGACGAGAAACAGCCCAAGGCCGATGATCGCCCAAATCAACGGAATATCGACAAAGCTGGTCAGATAGCCTGCCCCACCGCGCAAGACGGCGGCGGCGGACACAGCGCCCCCCGCCACAATCGCCAGCCCGACAATCCGCCCCAACCAACCCGCACGAAACCCGGCCTCGACATAGGCCGCTTCGCCCGCGGCCTCAGGGATGCGGGTGGATAGTTCGGCATAAGACAGCGCCGAAGGGGCGGCGATGAGACCCGCCAACAAAAACGCCAAAGGCGCGTAAAGCCCGGCCTCGGCGGCCACGGCACCGACCAAAACATAGATGCCCGCCCCGACCATGACGCCCACGCCATAGGCCGTGAGCAATCCGGGGCCGATGCGCCGTTTAAGGGTCTCAGCCATAGTGACCTCTTTTCATGCGATAGGAATGCTCGCTGTTATCAAGCGCAGGATAACACGGCCCGCGCCACGACACCGTGACATGGCCCCCTGACGCGGATCAAGGCAGCGATCTTTGGCCTTTGATTTATGCCTTTTCGAGCCGCGCGGGCAAGCCATGTGCCCAGGTCGAAATCGTCCCTGCCCCAAGACAGACAACCATATCGCCGGGCCGGGCCTGCTCACGCACCAGACGTTCCAGATCCTCCTCAGAGGTCACAGCGCGGGCATGACGATGGCCGTGGCGGATCAGACCTGCGACCAAATCATCGCGGGACGCACCGGGGATCGGCTCCTCACCCGCACCATACACTTCGGCGATGCCGACCACATCGGCCTCGTTGAAACAGGTGCAGAAATCATCGAACAGAGTGTGCAGGCGCGAATAGCGGTGCGGCTGATGCACGGCGATGACGCGACCCTCAGAGGCCTGACGCGCGGCTTTGAGAACGGCGGCGATCTCGACCGGGTGATGGCCGTAATCGTCGATGATGGTAACGCCGTTGACCTCGCCCACCTTGGTGAAACGACGATTGACCCCGGCAAAATGCGCCAGCGCCGCTTTGATTTCGGCGGCTTTCATCCCCAAATGCCGCGCCACGGCAACCGCGGACAGCGCGTTTGACACGTTGTGATCGCCCGGCATCGGCAGGGTGCAGCCCTCGATCACCATATCCTCAGCGGCCAACACCACATCAAAATGCGCGACACCTTTTTTGTAGGTCAGATTGATCGCGCGCACGTCAGCTTGGGCGTTGAACCCATATGTGACAACCCGGCGGTCGGTGATTTTGCCGACCAAAGACTGCACTTCGGGGTGATCGGTGCAACAGACGGCAAGGCCATAAAACGGGATGCCTGAGACAAAATCATAGAACCCTTTGCGCAAGTTCTCGATCGTACCCCAATGTTCCATATGCTCCGGGTCGATGTTGGTGACAATGGCAATGGTCGCGGGCAGACGATTGAACGTCCCGTCCGACTCATCCGCCTCCACCACCATCCATTCACCGAGCCCGACGCGCGCGTTTGACCCGTAGGCATGAATGATCCCACCGTTGATCACGGTTGGGTCCAAACCGCCGGCATCCAACAAGGTCGCGACCATCGTCGTGGTCGTGGTTTTGCCATGGGTTCCGGCGATGGCGACATTGGATTTGAGGCGCATCAATTCGGCCAACATCTCGGCGCGGCGTACCACGGGCAGGCCTTTGAGGCGGGCGGCGTCCAATTCCGGGTTGCCCGGTTTGATCGCGCTTGAGATCACCACAACCTCGGCATTGTCCAAATTCTCGGCCCGCTGGCCCTCGTAAATCACCGCACCCAACTCTTTCAAACGGTCGGTGATTTTGCTGGCTTTGAGATCAGAGCCCTGCACCTGATAGCCGTGGTTGAGCAAGACTTCGGCGATGCCCGACATGCCGATGCCGCCAATGCCGACAAAATGGATGGCGCCCATTTCAATGGGAAGTTTGGTGGCACTCGCGTTCATCTCGGTCCTCGTTTCGTCACGTTTATATGTATGATTTGCGCGTTATTTGCGCCTTATTGGCTCTGTGCGGCGAGATGGCCGACCATATCGGCCAAATCATGCGCCGCCTGCGGCTTGGCCACGGACAGCGCCGCCTGCGCCATCATCAAAGCGCCCTCGGGATGGCCCAAAACCATCTCGATCTGTTCGCTCAATGCCTCTGCCGTCAACTGGCTTTCAGGGATCATGATTGCGGCATCCGCCTCGACCAACCCACGCGCATTCGCCGTTTGGTGATCGCCCGCAGCGGCAGCATAGGGGATCAGGATCGAAGGCCGTCCAATGATGGAAATATCCGCCACGGTCGAAGCCCCTGCCCGCGAAATCACCAATTGCGCCTCGCTCATGCGTTTCGGGATGTCGTCAAAAAACGGTCGCACATCGGCTTGGATGCCTTGGGTTTGATAAAACTCCACAACCCGGTCGAAATCTTCGGGGCGGGCCTGTTGGCTGATCCGTAAATTGGCCAACATCGCTTCGGGCAGCGCAGCAATCGCAGCAGGCACCACGTCTGAGAGGATGCGTGCGCCCTGTGAGCCGCCAATCACCAAAATCTCCATCGGATAATCGCCCGGCACAATATAGGGCGCGGCATATTTGCCCAACACGGTGGCGCGCACCGGATTGCCAACATGGACGCCCTGAACCCCTTCGGGCAGATGGGTCGGCCATGTGCCACAGGCGACGCGATCCACCCGTTTGGCAAAGACCTCGTTGACCCGGCCCAAAATACCGTTTTGTTCGTGGATCATCCGCGGCAGCTTCATCAAGGTCGCGGCCGCCACCGCCGGGATCGCCGGATAACCGCCAAAGCCGACCACAACGGCGGGTTTATCGCGCAGAAATTTGGTCATGGCGGCAAACACACCACCAACAAGACGCACAGGCACCATCGCCTTGGCCAACAGGCCGCCGCGCGCAAAGGTGGCCGAGGGCACGGTGTCGATTTCGACGTCAGGCGGGAAGGCCCCGGTGTAGCGCGCGCCCCGCGCGTCAGTTGACAATTTGACCCGCCAACCGCGCGCCAACATCACCTCAGAGAGGGCTTGGGCCGGGAACATATGGCCGCCGGTGCCGCCAGCGGCGATGACGATGAGGGGGGCAGATTGGGTCATGGTCTCTCTCTTTTCAGCGACCGCGCCGGAGCAGGAGGTCCCCGATCTCGCCTTGCGGCCGCGTGCGGGTAAAGGCCAAAAGCGCGCCAAGTGCAATGCCAGAGGCGATCACAGATGAGCCACCATAGGACACAAATGGGAGTGTCATGCCTTTGGCGGGCAAAAGCCGCACGGCCACACCCATATTGATGAACGCCTGAATGCCAAAGGCACAGGCAAGGCCGGTGCCAGCCAAGCGAATGAACGGATCGCGTTCGCGCAACAACCGCCACAGCGAGCGCACGGTGATTGTGGCATAAAGCGCAATGATGATCAGCACGAGGATCAGACCGTATTCTTCGGCGGCCACCGCAATGATGAAATCCGTATGCGCATCGGGCAGCGACCATTTCACCGTCCCCTCGCCCACACCGACGCCAAAAAAACCGCCCTCGCGAATGGCGTTGGTGGCATAGCCGATCTGGGTGGTGGGGTCGATGGCCGGGTTCAAGAACCCGTCGATGCGTCGCGCAAAGTGTTCGGAATTGTTATAGGCAAACATGCCGCCCAAGACCACGATCCCAGCAATGCCCGCGAGCAACATCATCGGCGCGCCCGCGACGAAATACATCACCCCCCAGGCAAAGAGGATCAGTGCGGCTTGACCAAAATCGGGCTGGAGCGCCAGTGCCACAACGATCACGGTCGCCAACATAAAGGAATAGAGCCGCCCCGGAGGGCCACCGATGTCTTGGGACGCGGCCATCAGCCAGGCGGCGGTGATGACGAAAGCGGGTTTGAGAAACTCAGAGGGCTGCACCGAGGCGAAGCCAAAGGAAAACCACCGGGTCGCGCCTTTGCCAAAATCCGTTCCGAAAATAGGCAACAACAGCAGCGACACAAAAGCGGCTGCAAACCCCAACACGGCGAAACGACGCACGCGGGCCGGGTCCATCATGGTGATCAGGATCATCATGGCCAAGCCGATTGAGCCAAAGAACGCCTGACGTTGAACGTAATAGAACGAGGCAAAATTGTTTTTCTGCGCCAAGGGCGGTGAGGCCGCTAGCCCAAGCAAAAGCCCGATGCCGAACAAGATGAAGACGCAAGACAGCGTCCATTTGTCGATTGTCCGCCACCAACGCGGAAGAACCGGCTCGCCAACCCGATCCGGGATGGAGCCATACACCATTTCTGTCATGGGACCGCCTACTGCCTCGTTTTTGCTCATCTGCCCGATTTTTCGGGTCTATCTGCCTAATCTAGCGTGTTTTGGCGCCCCGCGCTACTACAGATTGCGCGCTTTGGCGGCGTTGTGCGATCCTTCGCTGACGCCAGATGGCACCTTGGCACATATCGCAGACTGCGAATTGATCCCGGTCATTGATCCGATGGCAGAACCGCCCCATGGTGGCGCTAACAGGCATTTACAGCGATGAAAGCGGAGACAGGACATGAAAATCGGCATCGTCGGCGCGGGCATGGTCGGATCAGCGGCAGGCTACGCCATTGCGTTGAAAGGCACCGCCAGCAAAATCGTCTTTGTCGATTACAACGCCGCCTTGGCCAAAGCGCAGGCCGAAGACATTGCCCATGCCGTGCCCTTTGCCTCCTCCACCGTGGTGACCTCCGGCGACTATGCCGATCTTAAAGGCGCTAAAGCAGTGATTTTGGCGGCAGGGGTCGGCCAAAAGCCGGGCGAAAGCCGCTTGCAACTGTTGGCCCGCAACGCCGAGGTGTTTCGGCAAATCATCGGCAAAGTCTTGGACGCCGCCCCCGATGCGGTGCTGTTGATCGCCACCAACCCGGTCGACATCATGACCCAGATCGCCACGGACCTCTCCGGCCTGCCGCCCACCCGCGTGATCGGATCGGGCACGATTTTGGACACGGCGCGGTTTCGGCATTTGATCGGCGAACATCTGGGCGTCTCGCCCCGTTCGGTCCATGCCTATGTGTTGGGCGAACATGGTGACAGCGAAGTGCTATGCTGGTCGTCTGCGCGCGCGGGTGCTTTGTCGGTCAAAGAGTTTTCCGCCCAGATGCGCGTGCCTTTGACCGAAGGCATCAAGGCCAAAATCGACGACGGCGTGCGCAACGCCGCCTACACCATCATCAACGGCAAAGGCGCGACATGGTATGGCATCGGGGCCGGGCTTGAACGGTTGTTCCGCGCCGTGGCGCGCGATGAGCAGACGGTTTTGTCCGTGTCCATCGTGACACCAAAAGTCGAAGGCGTGTCCAACGTCGCCCTCTCCATCCCTCGCATTGTCGGGGCGCAGGGCGTCGTCGCAGACCTGTTCCCAGAGTTGGATGACGCCGAACACGACGCCTTGGGCGCCTCGGCCCGCTTGCTCAAAACCACGTTGGATGCGCTGGAATATTAAAGAAGCGCGGCTTAGTCCGGTGACATCGGACTAAATACAAGCGCGCTCACCGGCAGGCTCCGCTCTTTCGCACACACGCCGCGCGCCTTTGTGTCCGCTTCAATCGGCGCGAGCG includes:
- the murG gene encoding undecaprenyldiphospho-muramoylpentapeptide beta-N-acetylglucosaminyltransferase, which encodes MTQSAPLIVIAAGGTGGHMFPAQALSEVMLARGWRVKLSTDARGARYTGAFPPDVEIDTVPSATFARGGLLAKAMVPVRLVGGVFAAMTKFLRDKPAVVVGFGGYPAIPAVAAATLMKLPRMIHEQNGILGRVNEVFAKRVDRVACGTWPTHLPEGVQGVHVGNPVRATVLGKYAAPYIVPGDYPMEILVIGGSQGARILSDVVPAAIAALPEAMLANLRISQQARPEDFDRVVEFYQTQGIQADVRPFFDDIPKRMSEAQLVISRAGASTVADISIIGRPSILIPYAAAAGDHQTANARGLVEADAAIMIPESQLTAEALSEQIEMVLGHPEGALMMAQAALSVAKPQAAHDLADMVGHLAAQSQ
- a CDS encoding L-lactate dehydrogenase — encoded protein: MKIGIVGAGMVGSAAGYAIALKGTASKIVFVDYNAALAKAQAEDIAHAVPFASSTVVTSGDYADLKGAKAVILAAGVGQKPGESRLQLLARNAEVFRQIIGKVLDAAPDAVLLIATNPVDIMTQIATDLSGLPPTRVIGSGTILDTARFRHLIGEHLGVSPRSVHAYVLGEHGDSEVLCWSSARAGALSVKEFSAQMRVPLTEGIKAKIDDGVRNAAYTIINGKGATWYGIGAGLERLFRAVARDEQTVLSVSIVTPKVEGVSNVALSIPRIVGAQGVVADLFPELDDAEHDALGASARLLKTTLDALEY
- the ftsW gene encoding putative lipid II flippase FtsW, with protein sequence MTEMVYGSIPDRVGEPVLPRWWRTIDKWTLSCVFILFGIGLLLGLAASPPLAQKNNFASFYYVQRQAFFGSIGLAMMILITMMDPARVRRFAVLGFAAAFVSLLLLPIFGTDFGKGATRWFSFGFASVQPSEFLKPAFVITAAWLMAASQDIGGPPGRLYSFMLATVIVVALALQPDFGQAALILFAWGVMYFVAGAPMMLLAGIAGIVVLGGMFAYNNSEHFARRIDGFLNPAIDPTTQIGYATNAIREGGFFGVGVGEGTVKWSLPDAHTDFIIAVAAEEYGLILVLIIIALYATITVRSLWRLLRERDPFIRLAGTGLACAFGIQAFINMGVAVRLLPAKGMTLPFVSYGGSSVIASGIALGALLAFTRTRPQGEIGDLLLRRGR
- the murC gene encoding UDP-N-acetylmuramate--L-alanine ligase — its product is MNASATKLPIEMGAIHFVGIGGIGMSGIAEVLLNHGYQVQGSDLKASKITDRLKELGAVIYEGQRAENLDNAEVVVISSAIKPGNPELDAARLKGLPVVRRAEMLAELMRLKSNVAIAGTHGKTTTTTMVATLLDAGGLDPTVINGGIIHAYGSNARVGLGEWMVVEADESDGTFNRLPATIAIVTNIDPEHMEHWGTIENLRKGFYDFVSGIPFYGLAVCCTDHPEVQSLVGKITDRRVVTYGFNAQADVRAINLTYKKGVAHFDVVLAAEDMVIEGCTLPMPGDHNVSNALSAVAVARHLGMKAAEIKAALAHFAGVNRRFTKVGEVNGVTIIDDYGHHPVEIAAVLKAARQASEGRVIAVHQPHRYSRLHTLFDDFCTCFNEADVVGIAEVYGAGEEPIPGASRDDLVAGLIRHGHRHARAVTSEEDLERLVREQARPGDMVVCLGAGTISTWAHGLPARLEKA